In Nicotiana tabacum cultivar K326 chromosome 2, ASM71507v2, whole genome shotgun sequence, the following proteins share a genomic window:
- the LOC142167915 gene encoding uncharacterized protein LOC142167915, whose amino-acid sequence MPPLSETVKLIDMPASPAIVKCESIIMTEHTPNVIEVGQVYQDKKIIVSVMKHYSVMNKFHFRVKRSSARSYYLVCVGDNCTWYFKSTSINKSALFKDQKFNSLHTYSLMDNTYIQCKATSMVVDSMVMPKYADPKTIYTPKNIQTDMLSEHGMNLTYMQAWRAKEKALNFFIGHHADSYSHLHCRPVVVVDGTFLKSAYRGIMLTTNTMDATDRNGSILKAISTVYIGMSHYACMWHIWTNERSKFKKGHLKLSELYFAMTRSYTLDEFNEKMSKLEETDTRVKTYIYDIGYRKWAWVRATVNRTWTMTSNIIESLNAVTKDVRELPVVELLEYMRTLLERWTNEKLLNAKGTFT is encoded by the exons ATGCCACCCTTATCAGAAACAGTGAAGTTGATTGATATGCCAGCATCTCCGgcaattgtgaaatgtgaaagtatCATCATGACAGAACATACGCCAAATGTAATTGAAGTAGGCCAAGTTTACCAAGACAAGAAAATAATTGTTAGTGTAATGAAGCACTATTCTGTCATGAATAAGTTTCATTTTAGGGTGAAAAGGTCTAGTGCAAGAAG CTACTACCTCGTATGTGTTGGGGACAATTGTACGTGGTACTTCAAATCTACCAGCATAAATAAATCAGCATTGTTCAAGGATCAAAAATTCAACAGCTTGCACACATACTCTTTGATGGACAACACATATATACAATGCAAAGCTACTTCCATGGTAGTTgacagcatggtgatgccaaaatATGCGGATCCTAAGACAATATACACACCAAAAAACATACAAACTGATATGTTGTCGGAACATGGTATGAACTTAACATACATGCAAGcttggagagcaaaggaaaaggctTTGAATTTTTTTATAGGTCATCATGCTGATTCCTATAGTCACTTGCATTGTAGGCCAGTTGTAGTAGTCGATGGCACCTTCTTGAAGTCGGCATATAGGGGAATAATGCTAACAACTAACACAATGGATGCAACAG ACCGAAATGGGAGTATATTGAAGGCAATATCTACTGTTTATATTGGCATGTCACATTATGcttgcatgtggcatatttggacaaatgAAAGGTCAAAGTTCAAGAAAGGTCATCTAAAGTTAAGCGAATTATACTTTGCCATGACACGATCATACACgcttgatgaatttaatgaaaaaATGTCAAAACTTGAAGAGACCGACACACGTGTTAAAACATACATATACGATATTGGTTATCGTAAATGGGCTTGGGTACGTGCTACGGTGAACAGAACATGGACGATGACATCAAACATTATAGAGTCCTTGAATGCAGTAACCAAAGATGTAAGAGAGCTGCCCGTAGTTGAACTATTAGAGTACATGAGGACTCTTCTTGAACGTTGGACTAATGAAAAGTTATTGAATGCAAAGGGTACGTTCACATAA